The sequence GGAGTAAAATTTTTGAAAAAGATTCTTTCGGAGGGTAATTATAAAGTCACTGATTCATTTTTTGATATAAATGGTATCAAATATAAATATGAAAAATTCAATAGAAATTTGATAGATCTTTTTAATTTAATCATATTAAAGAAAAATATTCAAATTAAAAAATCAGAAAAAATTGCAAGTAGTTTATTTTCTAAAGTTAAAGATGAAAGATTCGACGTTATTCACGCTCATGGAATGCATTCTTTACCCGCAGGATTAGTTGCTAAAATATTGTCTGAAAAGTTAAATATTCCGTACGTAGTTACCGGTCATGGCAGTGACATAAATTTTATAATGCCTTTAGCAAAAGAATTGTACGTTGATGTTTTAGAAAATGCCGCCAAAGTTATTTTCGTGAGTAATGCCTTATTGAATAAAGCTAAATCATTTGGGTATGCTGGTGAGAATTCTATTGTTATTTCAAACGGAATCGAACCAGATATCTTTAAACCCTTGGATAAAGAAAAAATAAAAAAAGAATTGGGATTATCTAAAAAGGTTGTTGGGTTTGTAGGTGGATTGAAGAAAGTAAAAAGGGCAGATAAATTGCCCGAAATTTTTTCTTATATATCTTCAATCTACGATACTGAGTTTTTAGTTGTTGGAGATGGTGAGTTAAAAGAAGGTATTGAGAATGAGTGTAAGAAAAGAAATTTGCAGGTTAAATTTGTTGGAAATGTTTCTCATGAAGACGTATCTTATTATATGAATGCAATGGATGTAATGATACTTCCAAGTAGGAATGAAGGATGGCCGTGTGTCGTGTTGGAAGCACAGGGATGCGAGGTAGCTGTTGTTGGTAGCAGTAACGGAGGTATACCTGAGGCAATTGGAGATGGAGGAATAGTTGTAGAAGAAGGAGAAGAGTTTGAAAAAAGGTTTGCTCAATCGGTTGTAAAATTATTGGAAGATCCTATTGATGAAAGTTATTTAAGAAAAAGGGCTTTGGGGTTTTCGTGGAAGAGTATTGTAGAAAAGGAAGTAGAGGTGTATAACGAAGCTTTAAATAGATTTGGAGGAAGTAATGCCTAAAGAGAGAGAATTTATTAAATCTTTTTTTCAGTTTTCAATGGACCAACGGATAGCTACTTGACATATAACCCAGCAGAGTTTAGTAAAATATGGATGTTCAATACTTAATTTCATCCCTCCCTCAAAACCTCTTTAACCAATTCAGATTTATTGAATTAGCTGAAAAACAAAGCTTTCCTTTATAATCAATTCTAAACCTCTTTAATCGTCTCTAGTTACCTCTAATCGGACTTGATAAAATAGTATAATTCTGATAAAATAAGAATACGTATTCAAAAAGCATTTAAAGTAATTCTGTAAATTCTTAGATAAATCGAATTCATAATTTTAAAGGAAATGGGGAAAATTCTTATGAAAACAATGAAAGAAATTGCCAAAATGGCTGGAGTTTCTCAATCAACTGTTTCAAGGGTGATAAATAATAATCCTAACGTCAACCCTGAAATCAAAAGAAAAGTTTTAGAATACATTAGAAAATACAATTATCAACCAAATAGAATGGCTCGAAGCCTTGTCAAAAATAAAAGTTTTCTTATTGGAATAGTACTACCTGAATTAACGAACCCTTATTTCCCAGAAATACTAGAATCCTTAGAAGAAGAAGCAAATTACTATAATTACAACATTGTACTGTCAATCACTTATGGTAGTCTTCAAAGAGAAAAAGAGCAAATAGAAATGCTTTTAAGTAGAAGAGTCGACGGTTTGATTATAAATCCGACTGATTTATCGCATGGTGAACATATAACTAAAATCAAATCAATCATACCTACTGTTATATGTGCCCAAGATTTAGACGGTTTTGATTATGTAACGGTTGATCACTATTTGGCGGGAAAAATCGTTGCTAAATATCTAATAAATAAAGGGCACATAAACATCGGATATATTGGATATTTAAAAGATAAAAAATTAAAAGGATTTTATGAAGAAATCATAGCTAACAATTTGAATTTCAACGAAGACAATTATCTAGTGGCTCCTGAGGAGATATCTGATTTCACAAAAAGCAGTGAAAAAAAGTTATTAACAAAAATTATAGATAAAAATATAACAGCAGTCTACACTATAAACGATATTATAGCAACAAAAGTGATCAATATTTTGATAAAAAATAAAATGAAAGTGCCGGATGATGTAGCGGTAGTAGGTTTTGATAACACCATAATTTGTAATTTAACAAATCCGCCATTAACCAGTGTAGCACAACCCACCCGAGAAAT is a genomic window of Petrotoga sibirica DSM 13575 containing:
- a CDS encoding glycosyltransferase, which produces MKILFITNLFPFPQNLTSGIFITKRIEILRNFNVLFDIYGLVPVESLGVKFLKKILSEGNYKVTDSFFDINGIKYKYEKFNRNLIDLFNLIILKKNIQIKKSEKIASSLFSKVKDERFDVIHAHGMHSLPAGLVAKILSEKLNIPYVVTGHGSDINFIMPLAKELYVDVLENAAKVIFVSNALLNKAKSFGYAGENSIVISNGIEPDIFKPLDKEKIKKELGLSKKVVGFVGGLKKVKRADKLPEIFSYISSIYDTEFLVVGDGELKEGIENECKKRNLQVKFVGNVSHEDVSYYMNAMDVMILPSRNEGWPCVVLEAQGCEVAVVGSSNGGIPEAIGDGGIVVEEGEEFEKRFAQSVVKLLEDPIDESYLRKRALGFSWKSIVEKEVEVYNEALNRFGGSNA
- a CDS encoding LacI family DNA-binding transcriptional regulator, which gives rise to MKTMKEIAKMAGVSQSTVSRVINNNPNVNPEIKRKVLEYIRKYNYQPNRMARSLVKNKSFLIGIVLPELTNPYFPEILESLEEEANYYNYNIVLSITYGSLQREKEQIEMLLSRRVDGLIINPTDLSHGEHITKIKSIIPTVICAQDLDGFDYVTVDHYLAGKIVAKYLINKGHINIGYIGYLKDKKLKGFYEEIIANNLNFNEDNYLVAPEEISDFTKSSEKKLLTKIIDKNITAVYTINDIIATKVINILIKNKMKVPDDVAVVGFDNTIICNLTNPPLTSVAQPTREIGRKSVDILVKKIEKTNLHNDNNLDQIFLPPRLVIRKST